The stretch of DNA CCTGGATGGTCGAGATGGTGGCCGCGTAGGTGGACGGGCGGCCGATGCCGCGCTCCTCGAGGGCCTTGACCAGGCTCGCCTCGGTGTACCGCGGGGGCGGTGAGGTGCGGTGGCCGTCCGCCGCCAGGTCGCTCGCGGTGAGCGGGTCGCCCTGCGCCATGCGCGGCAGGCGCGCCTCGCGGCCCTCGCCGGCGGAGCCGGCCGTGGCATCGTCGTCGTACCGGGAGACGTCCCGGCCCTCCTCGTACGCCGCGAGGAACCCGCGGAACGTGATCACGGTGCCGGAGGCGGAGAACACGGCCTCACGCCCGTCGCTCGTCGTCGCCGCGAGGCGCACCGAGGCCGTCTGGCCCCGGGCGTCCGCCATCTGCGAGGCGACGGTGCGCTTCCAGATCAGCTCGTACAGACGGAACTGGTCGCCGGACAGCTCGCGGGCCACCTGGGCCGGCGTGCGGAAGTGGTCACCGGCGGGGCGGATGGCCTCGTGCGCCTCCTGGGCGCCCTTCGCCTTGGCCGTGTAGATGCGCGCCGCGTCCGGCACGTACTCCGCGCCGTACAGCTCGGCGGCCTGCCGGCGCGCCGCGTCGATCGCCTGCGTGGAGAGCGCGGGCGAGTCGGTCCGCATGTAGGTGATGTAGCCGTTCTCGTACAGGCCCTGGGCGGTGCGCATCGCCTGGCGGGCGCTCATGCGCAGCTTGCGGCCGGCCTCCTGCTGCAGCGTGGAGGTGGTGAACGGCGCCGCCGGGCGGCGGGAGTACGGCTTCGTGTCCAGGGACTGCACGGCGAACGGCGACGCGGCCAGGGCGCCGACCAGGGCGGTCGCGGTCGCTTCGTCGAGCGCGACCACACCGGACGACGAGCGCAGCGCGCCCCGGTCGTCGAAGTCGCGGCCGCTGGCCACCCGCGCCCCGTCGAGCCCCGTCAGCCGCGCGGAGAACGTCGGCTCGTCGCCGTCGGCCACCGCGAAGGTGCCCGTCAGGTCCCAGTAGTCCGCGGCGCGGAACGCCATCCGCTCCCGCTCGCGCTCCACCACCAGGCGGGTCGCCACCGACTGCACGCGTCCGGCGGACAGGCCGGGGCGGACCTTGCGCCACAGCACCGGCGACACCTCGTACCCGTACAGCCGGTCGAGGATGCGGCGGGTCTCCTGCGCGTCCACCAGCCGGTCGTCCAGCTCGCGGGTCGACGTCAGGGCCCGCTGGATCGCCTCGCGGGTGATCTCGTGGAACACCATCCGCTTGACCGGCACCTTGGGCTTGAGCTCGGACAGCAGGTGCCAGGCGATCGCCTCGCCCTCGCGGTCCTCGTCAGTGGCGAGGTAGAGCTCGTCGGAGTCCTTGAGCAGCCGCTTGAGCTCGGCGACCTTCTTCTTCTTGTCCGCGTCGACCACGTAGTACGGCGTGAAGCCGTTGTCGACGTCGACGGCGAACTTGCCGAACGGACCCTTCTTCATGTCCGCCGGCAGCTCGGACGGCTGCGGGAGGTCGCGGATGTGGCCCACGGACGCCTCGACGTCGTACCCCTCGCCGAGGTACCCCGCGATCGTGCGCGCCTTGGCAGGCGACTCCACGATGACGAGCTTGCGTCCTGCAGCCATGCTGTCCGGCCTCTCCAGCGTTCCGGCGCATCGGTCGAGCGCCGTTCCCGCCGAACCCTACGACCTTCCGTCAAGCGAGCCGGTGGCCCGGCGCAGCACCAGCATCGCGGCGAAGGTCAGCGCGGAGGCGGCGATCACCGCGCTCACCCCGCCGGCGTAGGCCAGCACCTCGGCGGCCCGGGTGGCCGTGGCGGACCGCACCGACCACGTGCGGACCAGCAGCAGCGCCCCGACGGCTCCCGCCGCGACGCCGCCGGCCA from Cellulomonas sp. NTE-D12 encodes:
- the topA gene encoding type I DNA topoisomerase, giving the protein MAAGRKLVIVESPAKARTIAGYLGEGYDVEASVGHIRDLPQPSELPADMKKGPFGKFAVDVDNGFTPYYVVDADKKKKVAELKRLLKDSDELYLATDEDREGEAIAWHLLSELKPKVPVKRMVFHEITREAIQRALTSTRELDDRLVDAQETRRILDRLYGYEVSPVLWRKVRPGLSAGRVQSVATRLVVERERERMAFRAADYWDLTGTFAVADGDEPTFSARLTGLDGARVASGRDFDDRGALRSSSGVVALDEATATALVGALAASPFAVQSLDTKPYSRRPAAPFTTSTLQQEAGRKLRMSARQAMRTAQGLYENGYITYMRTDSPALSTQAIDAARRQAAELYGAEYVPDAARIYTAKAKGAQEAHEAIRPAGDHFRTPAQVARELSGDQFRLYELIWKRTVASQMADARGQTASVRLAATTSDGREAVFSASGTVITFRGFLAAYEEGRDVSRYDDDATAGSAGEGREARLPRMAQGDPLTASDLAADGHRTSPPPRYTEASLVKALEERGIGRPSTYAATISTIQDRGYVTSRGQALVPTWLAFAVTRLLEENFDRLVDYSFTADMEEGLDAIAEGQRDRVDWLTEFYFGDRSDSRESGGLHGLVDNLGEIDARDVNSIDVGDGITLRVGRYGPYLEAPPLEGSTDPQRASVPDDLAPDELTVEKAHELLTTQPDGDRELGTDPSTGTTVVARSGRYGPYVTEVLPEPELDPNLSAAARKKALAAAPKPRTGSLFKSMSLDTITLEDALKLLSLPRVVGTDPETGAEITAQNGRYGPYLKKGTDSRTLPSEEALFDVTLEDALAIYAQPKRGRGAVTTPPLRELGTDPTSGKPIVVKEGRFGAYVTDGVTNRTLPKDTTPESITPDEAIALLAAKREAGPTKRKAAPRARAGAGKSRSSSRS